The DNA sequence AAGCATGAGTTTATTTACTCCACAAACTCGAAATTCTAAtcttatttttgaaatcctcagACTTTTCCCTGTTGTAAGAAATTCCCTGATTTTTCCCGGTTTTCTCTGTGCGAACGAACCCTGTTAGACTGAATATTAGACAAAAGAATAATACCGAATTTACGGTcataatataaatgtaaaattagCAACAATATTCATCTTTAGAGAATGTAATGATAAGAATGTGACAACTGCTTAATATCTGATattggtttaaaaatattcaaagaaaattccataaattattatgattacaGGTTTGGGGTTCGCATCAATGCCGTATTACCAGGCTTCATTAAAACTCCAATGACAGATGCTGTCCCAGAGCATATTCTGGGAATGGCGGCAACAAAATCCCCACTGAACAGAGTGGGAACACCTGACGAAGTGGCGGAAGTTGTAGTATTTTTATGTTCAAATAAGAGTTCTTTCGTCCATGGTGCATCCATAGAAGTTACTGGGGGCTACCATTAGCTTTAAcaaaatttcctacaagtaTCTCTCATTTTCCGTTCGAATTGATACGTAATTAATTAACAGGGtacaatgtaaataaaaatgaaaaaaaatttattcttatacCAGAggattgtatattttttgtttcgaatgaATAAAACAGCAATGAAAGTGTTCGCGTGATGTTCGACGGAATTaattcttctttccttttaattttctcGCGTGTCTGTGTGATTTGAAGtgcatttttcgtttctcatcaacgatTTCCTTGTATTTTcgtttattgaattttgagaattcCGCATCAGCCATAAGCTCATCGACGATGGTACGCTTTCGTTCTTTCTTAGTGAGACGACTATTGTAATAGTCGAGCGGCGAATCCATGACTTTACCGATTTGAAAGTATTTAGGAAGTACTTGAAGATCGTTCTTTTTATAAAAGTGTTTAGGATCGAGAACGGATCGCATTTGAATAACTTCCAGATCGTGCCTAACTTCATCTGTCATTTCAGGAGCAGGTAAATTGAACCACTTCTTTCCCTTagtcttttctctttctctacgCCTCTGTGCCTTTAATCGTTTCTGGCTTTCGTCGTACGTCGGAACAGATTCGAGCTTTTCAAAGCCTGGTTTAATAACAGACTTCTGTAATATTTTGTCCAGCGGAGTCAACTCCTTTGTTATTTCTTCAACGCTTGTAGAATTTGGCGGCTGCTTTTTCCCCGCGTTTTTCCACCCCATCTCACGCTCGAATTCTTCGATATCAATGTCGTTGCTCGGTTTTCCTTTGCATTTTGTCGACGCAATCTCTTTCGATATTGACTCCAACCGCGCTGGATCGAAATCTGAAATGTCGCGTTTAGGTTATGGTGTGTCATTCGTTACAAGGCTGCTAATATTTTGCTTAAACTTGACGTTCATTTACCAAAATCTTCGCTGTCCGGATCATCGTCGTCGCTATCGGCAAGCGTGTTTCTGTCCAAAAAATCGGCCCGTCCTGTCGTGTCAATGATTATGTCCATTTTTCCGCGTTTTAACTAAGTAACAGCGTTTACTCTGTTCAATTTCTATACTACAATTATCTATACACAACCACACGTGGGTTCACGCTTCTAAATCAGTCATATTGCAGGTATCGACATCTGTTGGTGTCGTGGTAAAACCTCGCCGAGGCACATCGGGAATTGAACTCGAAAACGAGTCTACGAATCTATCTTGTTTGGTTTTTATCTCATGAGATTCTACACAACGCATATAACTTTCTCCAATTCGATATCAAATCACATGTTTTGCAAGCTTTCGGTGAAAATAAACTCGCATTGTTTAGAAAGTTAAATTGTTGAAGCTTTAATGAgtcaaaaatatgaaattacaCAGAGTTGCCTAAATGCAGGCGGGTTTTGAGGGCCGGTAATTTATTTCAGTCATATGCCTTTTGTAAAATGCAAACTTTACATCTCTTGGGAGATAAATAATTACAGGTTTATTATAACTGGAGTACTTACAGTTTCCTTTCAATCCGCATTGTTCCAACTAGaaactttttccaatttcaattcacCCCAAATCTTATTGGTCAGAATTAAAAGTTTTGCTAATATTGTACCCTAAGGTGATATTTTAAATTACCGGAATATGTGAATAATAAACCACTGTTTAGCACAAAGTTATCTCGCATTTCCAAttaattttctgtacatgccTGAGTTGTGCGGTTTATTATTTACTCATGCTTAGTCCCAATAATGACCGTTACTCAATTTCACTCCCAAGCATATTATACCCACTCATAACACGGTGTGAAATATGCccggagaaaataatttccccTTTGCTTGAATTATCATTTTCCTTGCACACTGTGTTATGAAATTTGTGAACGTTATTATTAGCTAGGTAGCTGTATgttaaatataaatgtattattgatgtaattatttttagagTTTGGACACCGCTGAAAAAGGATTTTTGCGAAACACACTGTTCAAGTATCATCcacaattacatttttctctttctatttgAATCCGTTGACGACCTGCATGCAAGCTGAGATCTCAACAACTCATGGCGGAAGTAAAACTGCAAGATGTGGAATCAGTACGCTCTTATGTATTTGAAAGTCTGATGCAAAAAGAAACTAAAGCTCTGCAGTTAGTGGAATCAACGTGGGGGGAAAGGCTCTATGGGAATATATGAGAACATGCACTTGATCGAGAAAGGACAGTGTATTAGTTTCGAATCGCAGGGTCAGGTCAgggtttttgcaaaaaaaagtgacgTAAAACAAGCAGAGGCTATCAAAAgtcttttcgaaaattttctataattacTTGAACGACACTCGACTGCGAAATAAACAGAGATAATTTGACTTCACAATATCATTTTGAAATGCTCAAAGTtgtgaaagaattttacattttcctGTAATACGCGATGGCTCGTGTGCGTCAATTGTTGTTCCTTCTGCTTTTGGAATGTTCCGTTATTTATGCggaattgaataaatccgTAGCGGAAACTTTCGAAATTAATTCCATTCCAATAATCAAAAGTacggaaaattttcctttGAGCGTTTCACCGACGAATTTTGACAGGTCGAAGGGTTTGGACAATTCGGACAATTTCCTAAGTAATGAAGTACCTTTTGACATGAATGCGgtacttgaaatttggaatCCAATAAACGTTGCGCAAATTTGGGACTCCAAGTCGGACCGTGACGTCAACATATCAACAAACTGTAACATGGCATTGGTCAAATATTTTCGAGGAGTTCTCAACGGTGACAACTGGGCTTTGAAAAGTGAGTAAAAGTTGgttgtttctgtttttatgtgaatcgaaaaaaaaattgggtgtCCTTTAAGGCTAAATCAAACGTTCAAACAAGTACAAGCATTGTTAGAGATTCTGTTCGATAGTTTTTCCCTTTTCATGACTTGATTAAAACGGTACGCCACATACATTCTTAAAATATGTACAGACCGTAATTCGTGGCTTCgacagaaatttgaaaaagattgTACGAGTGTTATATTTTAATCATGAAAATTCCCACTTCTTTGATCCAAAGTTTATTGCTATTTGCGACTACTGTAGGGCCAATTCGCTGCAGGTTTccagtggaaaaaaattgcaagaaaaacGTCTTTCAACCAATTCCTCGACTCTTGTTCTTGATAGAGCAAGACAATAGTGAAAACATTAAGATAATTCCAAGACAGTAGGTATATCTATAGCCTCCATGATGTGGTACGGAACTAGCTTATATCGAAGCAAGGAAGTCTGAACGGGTTCAcgttgggaaaaaaaacatggcAATTGCAACTAGTTCCATGACGTAATGCGATACGAAACCCTTCCTTTCTTCGCGAAGGCCTTTCGAGTGTTCTCAATATCACACTTTCCGCCAACTTACTCTCGTCAGTGAAGACACAACATCGCAATACCTATACTTTCGAAGGCTGACATAATTGAGTCGTTAATCATAGGAGGTTGTAATTTCTGCGGATTCAGTTACGTCCGATTACATGAGTACACGTTCACCTTTCGGTACgggtaataatagtaatattgTAAAGCTAGCTGCGGTAGTAAAAAACCTCGAAATTTAAGAAGTTCGACCACGTTCCCTCCAGCATAGCATTCCTCTCGTTAATTCGACCACATAAAGCACCCGTGAAGGGGGTTAAACCCGTGTGATCAACGAATTGAGAGCCGCGGGAGCAGGATGCTTTCTGTAGAAAGTGAGAAAGCTATTTACCCCGGTGTGCGTAGGCACCTTGTATCCAATGGTTTGGCCACTCCTTCACAGTACATCAGTGTACATAACATGACTTAACACACGCTTACAAACTGACCGTTGCACGTCTACATGCGGTGCGTTTTGCCTGTATAGCCGAGAGCATATATGGTTACGCAACGTTTCGCATTATATCCGCATGGGTTGCAgcagagagtgaaaaaatccCAGACTGCAGGCGCTGCATGTGCAGCATGGACTGTAACGTACACACGTGGGCTAGAcgatggtaataataaaaaaggtgAAACCGGTGAGTTTCACCCTATATTCGACGCACCGACGAATGCTGGATTGCAGTTTGAACAGAGCAGGCTCAGTTCCGATTCCCTATATGCGAAAGTCGTCGGTCATCATTGATCAATAATTCCAGGTTGCTCCTCGAGCACGTGCTCGTTCCGAATGTGCAATGTCTCCGATATTCATGCCGCGAGTCAAGTTCGCTTCGCTTGAAAAATGCTGTTGGAAATGTTTGGGAGGCGAAcgagaatttatttacaatcgaATGCACTCTAGGCAGCATATCTTTGCTCGGGGATGAACCTTTCGCACAAAACCGACGTTAGATTACAGTAATTACATTTCGAATTGTCTAATCTCATAAGCTTCACGGTGAAAGTACCGGACTTATGCAATATGGGATAATAAGGCATagtttaatattttatcgttATATCACTTCACGGAATTAACGtatattcaacttttttttgtatttgaagCTAAGATGAGGATATAATTAACGGATTCATGGGCTAAGAACagaactttctttttattgcgTTTTTTTAGTGATGGACGCCGATGGAAGGCACACTTGGGGGTTGTTTTGGGGCAGCAGGTACTGGGTTGGATCGCCTGATCTGTGTCGCGAGATGAATCGCGAGGTAAAAGACGCCGACGGATTATTTGAAAGTGATCGCATGGAGGATCTGGAAGCCCCGCCGTTCAGAGTTGACGTCAATTCCGTAAACCTCAAGCTTGACATTTTGAAGCCAGGCCTAAATGGAGTGAGTATTAATGACGACGTAGATAATATATACGAACAGGATTACCCAATTACGATATAACAATTGATCCGTCAGCCCGGAGGCTCTGTGAATgcattataaatattcaaagaacAACGCATGGAGAATATCCAACATTTTCATCTACTCAATTTCGAATACGATTTGTTCGATAATTACTGTGTAGATCGATGAATAGCACGCGTGCttcgtgattaaaaaaaatatcaaccgTACAGATTGTCTAAAATTATTGTCACCGTTGTGCATGAAACACTATACTTTGCAATTCTCTAAAAGTATATCCCGTATCCTGCAATTTACGACGCGACGTTACGTATATTGGCACGtacgttatacctatacatacaataAGCAGTGTTTCAGATAATCTAGGCATATGTGGTGCAATGATTGCAAATTGGAAAGTGCctggtgtataattttttataaccaaCTGCATAATACTGTTGATATTTTAGCATATTTTACCGTAAATCATTGCATGTCGCATTTCAAATGAATCAACAAGGtaatcaaatgaaattaaacaCTCAGACACACGATGTAACTCTTGGACTGTGCTTACCGGGTCACTGTACCGTGGACGACGTTTCTAGCCTATTAAATTTCGCTCTCGATAAATCGGCGACGAATGGCCACAGAAAAATCGTTCTGAACCACGTGCGAAATCTTTCGGACGGTTACACGCTCTGGAGTGATCACACGTTCTACATCATATTGTGAGTTCgctataattaattacaaattaatcgAGCCCGTTATCTTGCTTCTCTTTAAATTTCACTTCTAGAATCACGTCGTCATTCGTCCTGGTATTCGTGATTTTGGGAACATTTTACGACGTTGCACTAAGGTATCAAGTGCTACGTACCGACCAACAAAAGAGGAAGGATTCGAACGTTATTGTTGAAATGAAGAGTTTGAGACCCTCCGAAGATCTTGACGATGCGATtacgatttcaaaattgtgGTCAGTCAAAACTCACAATGGATCTTTAGGTACGTGTGATTAAAATTTGCGGAATATTTGTAAGTGATTGTTTTAAGTTGATGTCGTCTTATCTGGCATTTGTTACACTTTTCAGATGTGGTGAATCAGAGGGACGTTCCAAGGCCATTGTCCGAGGCACTTCTGTCGTTCAGCATTCTATTGAACATTTCTAAACTCGCAAGCTTGGAAGTCGGCGACGATACTTTGGCGCCGATACACGGACTGCGATTAGTTTCACTTTTCTGGGTTATCCTGGTCCACACATGTTTACTGGCGAACGAGATATCCGGTATACAGGTTTCCACTAGATATTGCATAATGCGTTCCTTCTATTCCGGGTTCGAACCACTCTGCCGAATGTTAGAATGAACGTAAATCAACGTTGGGCATTTTTCAGATAACATAATGTTCAGGGCAAAGGCGGAAAGCGATTTTCTCTATCAAACTATAAGCAATGGTACTTATGCCGTCGATACCTTCTTTTTTATGAGGTGAGTTAAACGGCCTATAAAACTTTTCTCCGCTGGGAATTGGATTGAATATCACATTCGGAATCAAAGCTCATGAATTGACATTATGTTAACCTTCTTGCAGTGGGTGTTTAGTATCCTTTCTCTACTTTCGCACGATAGCCAAACAACGGATGCGAGAGTTGCAAATTACGAAAGGCCTCATTggacaatttttacaatttttaggAATGATGTGGTACCGTTATTTCAGGTACGGTATgatgatttatattttatttatccacCAATCATTCTAAAAGTTCTTAATACTCGTTAAACAGAAACTTTTTTGCTCTCTCTTATCAGAAGTTGGCTCAGCAAACAGAACATCATAGTTTTGGTTGCAATTATTGACAGTCTCCTAAAAAAGTAAGAtgttaatttcattttgaaatatcgatatttcagATTAACGCCACCGTATCTGCTCGTCATTGGGTTCGTTCAAATATCCATGAAATGGTACCACGATCATTCCGTAATCGAATTGCCTGCTTTGGATCACGTGACATGCGAAAAGTATTGGTGGCGGAATGCTTTGTACGTGAACACTTACTTCCCAATGGAAGACAGAGTATGTTCTTAATTATATGATCAACATTTACAATTAGTGAAATTAAGGTTCTACCTCTGAATTGTGTTTctcgaaattgaaatcaaatttgtcGTTTCGACTTACAGTGTATGGTCTGGAGCTGGTACTTGGCAAACGACACGCAATTTTACACCgttggtataataattttgatagTCGCAGCGAGGTGAGTTTCGATACGTGCAAACTATCACGAAACAGATATTAATCCATGATCTTTTCTCTGTTTCCCAATCTTTCAAATCAGTTTCCTCTACGTGGGAGCTGCATTAGGGGTCTTTTTCTTGGTCGGTTCTTGGATAATCACGGCCATCGTTTCCTTGAATACGGGACACGTTCCCACgttagtaaatatttttcgaacatAAGCCAAGATTTTAAACGACACGATTTATATGCTGACGATTGTTCTCTTCAGAATTGAAGAACCCTTCGCTCATTACGAGAGCTTATACGACAAGCCTTGGACGAGGATTGGACCTTACCTAATAGGAATGGCGACCGGATGGTTCCTCTTCAAAACGAAGTGTCAAATAAAGATGAATAAGGTAAACGACACTCTTCTCTGCACTCGCCAAGGTTGACCGAATGACAAATACTTCTTACATCTACTTTCTAGGTGACCGTAGCCTTTGGCTGGACAATTTCCCTCGCCACAATGTTGAGCATAGTCTACGGTTTGTACGGTAACATGTTCGGTCCAATCTTGTCCATAATGTACACGACTTTATCGCATTCTGGTTGGGCACTGAGCATAGCCTGGATTCTGGTCGCTTGTGTCACAAAGAACGGAGgtaatttcattcgattttaatTCAAGCCATTCGAAATGATGTATTGTCGATTGTACGATGGTGTTCGAATTGAACAATTAATCGAATCACGACGCCTTGATTATTCGCTTACAAAAACAGACAATCTGTGATCGTAATAGCTTGAATTTTATTCGGTGTTATTGATTGGATGTAAAATTTCGCTAGGTATAGTAAACAGCTTTCTTtcgtggaaatatttttatccactATCAAGACTGACCTACTGCGCGTATCTCGTTCATCCTGCATTGATGCGTTCGA is a window from the Diprion similis isolate iyDipSimi1 chromosome 6, iyDipSimi1.1, whole genome shotgun sequence genome containing:
- the LOC124407372 gene encoding deoxynucleotidyltransferase terminal-interacting protein 2 translates to MDIIIDTTGRADFLDRNTLADSDDDDPDSEDFDFDPARLESISKEIASTKCKGKPSNDIDIEEFEREMGWKNAGKKQPPNSTSVEEITKELTPLDKILQKSVIKPGFEKLESVPTYDESQKRLKAQRRREREKTKGKKWFNLPAPEMTDEVRHDLEVIQMRSVLDPKHFYKKNDLQVLPKYFQIGKVMDSPLDYYNSRLTKKERKRTIVDELMADAEFSKFNKRKYKEIVDEKRKMHFKSHRHARKLKGKKN
- the LOC124407374 gene encoding nose resistant to fluoxetine protein 6-like, translating into MALVKYFRGVLNGDNWALKMMDADGRHTWGLFWGSRYWVGSPDLCREMNREVKDADGLFESDRMEDLEAPPFRVDVNSVNLKLDILKPGLNGTHDVTLGLCLPGHCTVDDVSSLLNFALDKSATNGHRKIVLNHVRNLSDGYTLWSDHTFYIILITSSFVLVFVILGTFYDVALRYQVLRTDQQKRKDSNVIVEMKSLRPSEDLDDAITISKLWSVKTHNGSLDVVNQRDVPRPLSEALLSFSILLNISKLASLEVGDDTLAPIHGLRLVSLFWVILVHTCLLANEISDNIMFRAKAESDFLYQTISNGTYAVDTFFFMSGCLVSFLYFRTIAKQRMRELQITKGLIGQFLQFLGMMWYRYFRLTPPYLLVIGFVQISMKWYHDHSVIELPALDHVTCEKYWWRNALYVNTYFPMEDRCMVWSWYLANDTQFYTVGIIILIVAASFLYVGAALGVFFLVGSWIITAIVSLNTGHVPTIEEPFAHYESLYDKPWTRIGPYLIGMATGWFLFKTKCQIKMNKVTVAFGWTISLATMLSIVYGLYGNMFGPILSIMYTTLSHSGWALSIAWILVACVTKNGGIVNSFLSWKYFYPLSRLTYCAYLVHPALMRSMILRGESSLHLTKGLVAMLFFGVTVSSYMVSIVLSLLFEAPMVSLLRIVHPMRRWKND